The DNA sequence GCCGATGCCATCCATATTTTTGCTATTGGCGGACATTATGAGGAGTTTAAAAGATAGCTATAAAAAAGCCCCGTTTTTCAACGGAGCTCTCTTAGGTATAGGAATAACCTTAATTATACAATACTTTTCATGGCGGTCATTTCGGCACGCAATTCTTCGCCAATGATTTCAACATCGTGGTAACGAATAATTTCGTTTACGCTGATCAGTTGTTTGTTGTCAACACCATTGCCTTTGCCTGCTCCATATGGTTTCCCAATTACGTCAACATCAATTTTCGACATGAAATCGGCCAACAGAGGTTTGCAGGCATGATCAAATAAATAACAACCATATTCAGCAGTATCAGAAATTACACGGTTCATTTCGAAGAGCTTTTTACGTGCAATGGTGTTTGCAATCAGCGGAGTTTCGTGCAGCGACTCATAGTAAGCCGATTCTTCTTTAATTCCGGCCTCAGTCATGGTTTCGAAAGCCAACTCAACGCCAGATTTTACGAAAGCAACCATCAAAACGCCATTGTCGAAATATTCCTGTTCGCTGATTTCCATGGTTCCGGCAGGAGTTTTCTCGAAAGCAGTTTCTCCGGTTTCGGCACGCCAGGTCAACAGGTTTTTATCGTCGTTTGCCCAGTCTTCCATCATGGTTTTCGAGAAATGACCCGACATGATATCGTCCATGTGTTTCTGGAACAATGGGCGCATGATGCGTTTTAATTCTTCGGAAAGCTCGAAAGCTTTAATTTTAGCCGGATTAGATAAGCGATCCATCATGTTGGTAATTCCACCATGTTTCAATGCTTCGGTAATCACTTCCCAACCATACTGAACCAATTTGGAAGCATATCCGGCATCAATTCCTTTTTCAACCATTTTGTTGAACGACAGGATTGAACCGGTTTGCAATAAACCACAAAGAATGGTTTGCTCGCCCATCAAATCCGATTTAACTTCGGCAACAAACGACGAACTTAAAACGCCAGCTTTGTGGCCACCAGTAGCAGCAGCGTATGCTTTGGCAATTTCGAAACCATCTTTATTCGGGTCGTTTTCAGGATGAACGGCAATCAAAGTAGGGACACCAAAACCACGTTTGTACTCTTCGCGAACTTCTGATCCTGGTGACTTTGGAGCAACCATGATTACTGTAATGTCTTTGCGGATTTGCATTCCTTCTTCAACAATATTAAACCCGTGCGAATAAGAAAGTGCTGCTCCTTTTTTAATCAAAGGCATCACCGCATTAATTACGCCAGTGTGTTGTTTATCCGGAGTGAGGTTGATAACCAAATCAGCAGTCGGAATCATTTCTTCGTAAGTTCCAACTTTAAATCCGTTTGAACTTGCATTTTTGTACGACTGACGTTGTTCTTTAATTGCTTCGGCACGAAGTGTGTACGAAATATCCAATCCTGAATCGCGCATGTTTAAACCCTGGTTCAAACCCTGAGCGCCGCAACCGATGATTACGATTTTTTTGCCTTCCAGCTTTTTAACGCCATCAGCAAACTCCGAACTGTCCATAAATTCGCAGGTACCCAATTGTTCTAACTGAAGACGCAACGGTAATGTGTTGAAATAATTTGCCATTTTCTTTTTGATTTTATTGTGTTTAGAATTTTGTCAAAACGTTGATCTTACAAAGCAAAAGAATAATCATCAAAATGCAGAGTAAAAAATCAATTATTTTAGGTACTTTTCATGGATTACCAAATTAAAAAACTTATAATCGGATTAATTTTAACTAAATACCAATAAGTTAATACTTTTTTCATATTGGTAATTTTACCATTCATTTAAACGATTCAGAACGAAACTGTACTGGAGTGAAACCAGTTTCCCTTTTAAAAAACTTCGTAAAATACGACTGATCTTCAAAGTTCAACTGATTAGCAATTTCAGAAATGCTCAAATTCGTATGAACCAGCAAACGTTTTATTTCAAGTAATTGTTTCGCTTTAATGATTTGGGAAGAAGTTTTGCCTGTCAGCGATTTTACGGTTTGGGTCAAATGATTCGGAGTTATGCCAATCATTCCCGAATAATCGCTCATCGAAAGATTCTTCTGGTGATTTTCTTCGACCAGATGAAAAAACCGTTTAACCAGGATTTGTCCTTTCCCTTTATTCAACAGATTTTCAGTTACCTGATAACGAGCGGCACAGGTAGTCAGGATGAGATCGAGAATGGAGCGCAGCATTTCAGTATTTGATTCTTCAGTATCACGAATTTCAGCAATACCTTGCCTGAACAAACTTTCCAGGAAACGAATGTCATTCTCATTTTCGAGCAACAACGGCGGATTATCCTGATGAATGGTGTAAAAAAATGGAAATTCAATCAGGGTATTCTGATTGCTTCGATTGAGTAGGTAAAAATCAGCAGTAAAGATAAAAATGAAGCCTTCGATATCGTTTGAAAGTTCGAGTTTGTGCGCCTGTCCGGGCGACATAAAGAAGACACAGGGTGGCTTGATTTCATACTTGTTTGTATCAATCACATGATAGCCAGAACCCTTCAACAGATACAATACCTCGAAAAAATCGTGCCGGTGTGGATATTTTACGCTAAAGTGACGGTTGGCATCAAACACCTCAACCTGAAATTGTTGACTTTTTCGTTCAGGAGAACTGAAATTGTGCAAACTATAAACCGGCAATTGTTCGGCGTGATTCTTCATAAATGTACTTTCGCATTGCATACGAAAGTACGAACAAATTGGTTAAAATACCACGCCGATTCTATAAATGCTGGCCTACATACACTGAAGATTTTTCCCAGGGAACAAAATTACCATCAAAGGTCAGTCTGCCCGAACTCATTCCTGTCAATGTTGCTGTTCCTCTACCTGAGGCTGAAATATTAATAAACAAGTCGTAAATACCAATCGTAGTCATCACATTCATCCTTAAGGTAAATGCCTTGTGCTTTGCATCTTCAGTTAATTCCCACTTATTGATATTGCCTTGCGCAGTTACACCACCCACTCCATTTGGACCTATTCTGAAATTCGAACCAATTTGAATTGTAGCTTCAGTAGAATCAACAGCGACAAAGTTAATCGTGGAATTTACGAGGACACGGTTACCATACCGGTCTTGTAAATAATCGGCCTCTAGCACAAAGTCTTTATTCTCCAGCATGGCTTTGGTCTGCTGAAAATCCTTTTCAAGATCAGCGTTCCGCTTTTCCTTTTTAGTTAGAATCGCATTTTCATCATTCCCCTGAGCAAACAAAACACTGGCCGAAATGATGAGTCCGAAAAATAGAATTAATCTTTTCATGGCTTTATCCTTTCTTTTTTATTCCTGATAAGCGTTCACAAGATTCATTCCGAAGTGATAAAAAACAAGACCTCATTTTTATTCGTTAGCAAAATTTAACGATTGAAATATTCGCCTTCGCGAAATATGATTTGAATATCTGAATTTTCATCTGTCAATAATTTGTTTTTTGAATCACTGAAGCGCAAACAAAAATGCCTAAAGTTCCTGACAAAGAATTGTCTATCAACTTTAGGCACTTCAAATTGTGGCACTCCGAACTCTCTTCTAATCCACCTGTTCGAGCATGGCATCGCGTTCTTGCAGAAAAACAGAAAGTCTTTCAATGGTACTACGGGTAATGGCAACCCTTCCAGAGCGTATAAACTGAGTGACACCAAAAGCATTCAATTCATCAAACAACTTTTGAGTTTCGTCTGAATGACCTGTTTTTTCGATTACCACATACTCGCGGGTAACTTCAAGGATTCGGGCTCCCGAATTACGTACGATCCTTTCCACTTCATCCGAATCGAACAAAAACTCGGTCGAAACTTTATACAGGGCAATTTCCTGATAAATCATCTCATCGTTCGTATTGGCAAAAACTTTCAGAACATCAACTATTTTCTCCAGTTGCCCAACAACTTTTTCAACCCTGTCAGCAGTTTCGCGAATCACAATGGTGAATTTAAAAACTCCGGCAATAGCCGATTCCGAAACCGTTAAACTGTCAATATTGATTTTCCGCCGGGTAAAAACAATCGTTATCCTACTTAATAATCCAATATGGTCTTCCGAAAAAACGGTTATGATATATTCTTGTTTCATGTCAGTATTGATTTAAGGTTCGAGTAAAATATCAGAGATTGAAGCTCCGGTTGGAATCATTGGAAAAACATTATCTTCCTGTTCAACAACCACTTCAAGTACATATGGACCATTATGATCGAGCATTTCCTGAATAGCACCTTCCAACTGATCGCGTGAAGTTACTTTCTGCGATGCCAATCCGTAAGCTTTGGCAATTCCAACAAAATCAGGGTTTTTCATTTCAGTAAACGAATACCGTTTTTCGAAAAACAGTTGCTGCCATTGACGAACCATACCTAAAAAATTATTATTCAGGATGATGATTTTAACGTCCAGATTATATTGCGAAATCGTTCCCAATTCCTGAATGGTCATCTGAAACCCACCATCGCCCGACATCGAAAATACTGTACGATCAGGACGACCAATTTTAGCGCCCATTGCGGCAGGTAAACCATAACCCATTGTACCAAGTCCTCCGGAAGTGACATTACTTCTGGATTGGGTAAATTTAAAATAACGGGAAGCAATCATCTGTTGCTGACCAACATCGGTAACCAGAATTGCATCGTTGTTCGTTTTTTCGGAAGCAATGCGCACCACCTCACCCATGGTAAGTCCAACCTTCTTCGGATGAATATCATGCGAAATCACCTTCTCGTATTCAATTTTATCACATGCCCTAAATTCATTGAGCCATTCCTGATGCGAATTTGGTGCGACATTATCAATCAGCATCCGGAGCGATTTTTTTGCATTTCCTAAAACCGGAGCATCGGCATGTATAATTTTATTGATTTCAGCAGGATCGACTTCAAGATGTACAATTTTAGCCTGTCGGGCATATGCGGCCACTTTCCCGGTTACCCGATCGTCGAAACGCATTCCAATGGCAATAACCACATCAGCTTCATTGGTTTTGATGTTCGGACCATAATTTCCATGCATTCCAAGCATTCCAACATTTAGCGGATGCTCGCTTGGAAGAGCCGAAAGTCCAAGCAAAGTCCATGCTGCCGGTATTCCGGTTTTTTCAACAAACTCTTTCAATTCAGCTTCAGCTCCACCCAGAACAACACCATGACCAAACAAAACAATTGGCTTTTTTGCTTCGTTGATAATATCGGCAGCTGCTTTTACCTGAAATGGATCTACAGGATATTCAGGTAGGTAACTCCTGATCTTAGTGCATTTTTTATACTCAAAATCGATCTGAGCAAACTGCGCATCCTTCGCAATATCAATCAACACAGGTCCCGGACGGCCAGTAAGTGCAATGTGAAATGCCTTGGCAATTGCTTCAGGAATTTCCTCAGCATGTGTAACCTGATAGTTCCATTTGGTTACCGGCAACGAAATACCCACCACGTCTGATTCCTGAAAAGCATCGGTTCCGAGCAATGGCGATGCAACCTGACCTGAGATACAAACCAATGGAATGGAATCAATCAGTGCATCGGCCAAACCTGTTATCAGGTTAGTTGCCCCAGGGCCCGAAGTTGCAAAGCAAACACCGACTTTACCAGTTACTTTTGCATAACCTTCGGCAGCATGAATTGCTCCCTGTTCGTGCCGGGTGAGGTAGTGAGTTACTTCCTGGTCGTAATCGTATAGTGCATCATAAATCGGCATGATTGCACCTCCCGGATACCCAAAAATTGTATCAACCCCTTCCGCCAAAAGAGATTTGATTACGGCTTCTGAGCCGTTTATTCGCTGTGTTGCCATCTTATTTTAATTTTTATTTGTTTTCAATTTTAAAGTTTGAAGTGCCTAGAGTAAAACTCCATGTGCGATCTTCGTTTTTACAACTTTAGCGCACTTTAGGTACTCTAGTTTACTTTAGTCAATCAATCGCATTGCTCCGCGATCGGCTGAAGAAACCATACTGGCATAGGCTTTCAACGCCTTGCTCACCTTACGGTCACGCGGGTTTGGCAGATATGCCATATTACCTTTTGCGACTTCAAGTTCTCTGCGCGCAGCTAATTCCTCATCACTCAGGAGAACATCAATTTTGCGTGTCAGGATATCGATTTCGATTAAGTCTCCATCCTGAATCAAAGCGATATCGCCGCCAGCAGCAGCTTCCGGAGAAACATGCCCAATTGACAATCCTGATGTTCCGCCTGAAAAACGTCCGTCGGTAATTAACGCACAAGCTTTGCCAAGGTTCATCGATTTGATGTACGAAGTTGGATACAACATTTCCTGCATTCCTGGGCCGCCCTTCGGGCCTTCATAAATAATGACTACCACATCGCCGGCCTGCACTTTATCGCCAAGAATTCCATTGCAGGCATCGTCCTGCGATTGGAATACCTTGGCAGTTCCTTTAAAATGATAGACTGAGGGATCAACTCCTGCGGTTTTAACAATACAGCCGTTGCGGGCAATGTTGCCGTACAAAACAGCCAAACCACCATCTTTGTTGTAAGCGTGTTCGTAATCGCGGATACAACCGTTGGCACGGTCGGTATCTAATTCTTTAAAATAGTTTTCATGCGACCCCATAACCAGATTACGTCCACCACCGGGTGCTGATTTATATCTCCGGAAGGCATCTTCAATCGCTGTTGGAGCCATCACATCGTATTTGGCTATTGCTTCACCCAACGTATTTCCATCGGCACGAGGAACTGAAGTATCGAGCATACCTGCACGTGAAAGTTCGGCCAAAATACCAAGGATTCCACCGGCACGGTTTACGTCTTCCATGTGGTAATTCCCACTTGGGGCAACCTTGCAAAGATTTGGGGTAACGCGCGACAATTCGTCAATGTCTTTCATCGTGAAATCGACTTCACCTTCTGACGCAATAGCCAAAATATGCAATACTGTATTGGTTGAACCGCCCATGGCAATATCGAGTTTCATCGCATTCTGGAAAGCAGCTTTTGTGGCAATATTTCGTGGCAAAACCTTTTCATTGCCATCTTGGTAATATTCGTAAGTCATATCAACAATCCGATTGGCAGCCTCATCAAACAGACGCTTACGGTTAGCATGGGTTGCCAGAATAGAACCGTTTCCAGGAAGAGCCAGACCAAGTGCTTCGGCCAGACAATTCATTGAGTTAGCGGTAAACATTCCGGAACAAGAACCGCAGGTTGGACAAGCGTCACGTTCAACTTTTGAGATTTGCACATCGGAAACAGAGTTATCAGCGGCCATCACCATGGCATCAACCAAATCATACATTTTACCATCAATCTTACCAGCTTCCATAGGACCACCAGATACAAAGATGACAGGTATATTGAGGCGCATAGCAGCCATCATCATTCCGGGGGTAATTTTATCGCAATTTGAAATGCAAACCATTGCATCGGCGCGATGTGCATTGCACATAAATTCGACGCTATCGGCTATTACATCACGCGATGGCAACGAATACAACATTCCGTCGTGTCCCATGGCAATTCCATCGTCAATGGCAATGGTGTTGAACTCTGCCGCGAAACAACCTTTTTTCTCGATGATTCCTTTGATATACTGACCAACTTCATGAAGATGAGCATGGCCGGGGACGAATTGTGTAAACGAATTGACGATCGCAATTACTGGCCGTCCAAAATGTTCTTCCTTCATTCCATTTGCTCTCCAGAGGCTTCTTGCTCCAGCCATACGCCGTCCTTCGGTCGTTGTAGCTGATCTCAATCGATTTTGCATATAGTTTAATCTTAAATTATTACCCTAAAAAAAAGCCCTTCTCATTAAATGAGAAAGGCTTTCAAGTTTTTAGCTTACATTATACCATTCTCATTCAGCACGAAGGAGGACCACCACGCTGATAATGACTAGAGATATAATGCTGATATTTTTCATTACTGTTGTCGT is a window from the Aquipluma nitroreducens genome containing:
- the ilvB gene encoding biosynthetic-type acetolactate synthase large subunit; protein product: MATQRINGSEAVIKSLLAEGVDTIFGYPGGAIMPIYDALYDYDQEVTHYLTRHEQGAIHAAEGYAKVTGKVGVCFATSGPGATNLITGLADALIDSIPLVCISGQVASPLLGTDAFQESDVVGISLPVTKWNYQVTHAEEIPEAIAKAFHIALTGRPGPVLIDIAKDAQFAQIDFEYKKCTKIRSYLPEYPVDPFQVKAAADIINEAKKPIVLFGHGVVLGGAEAELKEFVEKTGIPAAWTLLGLSALPSEHPLNVGMLGMHGNYGPNIKTNEADVVIAIGMRFDDRVTGKVAAYARQAKIVHLEVDPAEINKIIHADAPVLGNAKKSLRMLIDNVAPNSHQEWLNEFRACDKIEYEKVISHDIHPKKVGLTMGEVVRIASEKTNNDAILVTDVGQQQMIASRYFKFTQSRSNVTSGGLGTMGYGLPAAMGAKIGRPDRTVFSMSGDGGFQMTIQELGTISQYNLDVKIIILNNNFLGMVRQWQQLFFEKRYSFTEMKNPDFVGIAKAYGLASQKVTSRDQLEGAIQEMLDHNGPYVLEVVVEQEDNVFPMIPTGASISDILLEP
- a CDS encoding DUF4251 domain-containing protein — encoded protein: MKRLILFFGLIISASVLFAQGNDENAILTKKEKRNADLEKDFQQTKAMLENKDFVLEADYLQDRYGNRVLVNSTINFVAVDSTEATIQIGSNFRIGPNGVGGVTAQGNINKWELTEDAKHKAFTLRMNVMTTIGIYDLFINISASGRGTATLTGMSSGRLTFDGNFVPWEKSSVYVGQHL
- the ilvD gene encoding dihydroxy-acid dehydratase, whose amino-acid sequence is MQNRLRSATTTEGRRMAGARSLWRANGMKEEHFGRPVIAIVNSFTQFVPGHAHLHEVGQYIKGIIEKKGCFAAEFNTIAIDDGIAMGHDGMLYSLPSRDVIADSVEFMCNAHRADAMVCISNCDKITPGMMMAAMRLNIPVIFVSGGPMEAGKIDGKMYDLVDAMVMAADNSVSDVQISKVERDACPTCGSCSGMFTANSMNCLAEALGLALPGNGSILATHANRKRLFDEAANRIVDMTYEYYQDGNEKVLPRNIATKAAFQNAMKLDIAMGGSTNTVLHILAIASEGEVDFTMKDIDELSRVTPNLCKVAPSGNYHMEDVNRAGGILGILAELSRAGMLDTSVPRADGNTLGEAIAKYDVMAPTAIEDAFRRYKSAPGGGRNLVMGSHENYFKELDTDRANGCIRDYEHAYNKDGGLAVLYGNIARNGCIVKTAGVDPSVYHFKGTAKVFQSQDDACNGILGDKVQAGDVVVIIYEGPKGGPGMQEMLYPTSYIKSMNLGKACALITDGRFSGGTSGLSIGHVSPEAAAGGDIALIQDGDLIEIDILTRKIDVLLSDEELAARRELEVAKGNMAYLPNPRDRKVSKALKAYASMVSSADRGAMRLID
- a CDS encoding helix-turn-helix domain-containing protein; translated protein: MKNHAEQLPVYSLHNFSSPERKSQQFQVEVFDANRHFSVKYPHRHDFFEVLYLLKGSGYHVIDTNKYEIKPPCVFFMSPGQAHKLELSNDIEGFIFIFTADFYLLNRSNQNTLIEFPFFYTIHQDNPPLLLENENDIRFLESLFRQGIAEIRDTEESNTEMLRSILDLILTTCAARYQVTENLLNKGKGQILVKRFFHLVEENHQKNLSMSDYSGMIGITPNHLTQTVKSLTGKTSSQIIKAKQLLEIKRLLVHTNLSISEIANQLNFEDQSYFTKFFKRETGFTPVQFRSESFK
- the ilvC gene encoding ketol-acid reductoisomerase, with product MANYFNTLPLRLQLEQLGTCEFMDSSEFADGVKKLEGKKIVIIGCGAQGLNQGLNMRDSGLDISYTLRAEAIKEQRQSYKNASSNGFKVGTYEEMIPTADLVINLTPDKQHTGVINAVMPLIKKGAALSYSHGFNIVEEGMQIRKDITVIMVAPKSPGSEVREEYKRGFGVPTLIAVHPENDPNKDGFEIAKAYAAATGGHKAGVLSSSFVAEVKSDLMGEQTILCGLLQTGSILSFNKMVEKGIDAGYASKLVQYGWEVITEALKHGGITNMMDRLSNPAKIKAFELSEELKRIMRPLFQKHMDDIMSGHFSKTMMEDWANDDKNLLTWRAETGETAFEKTPAGTMEISEQEYFDNGVLMVAFVKSGVELAFETMTEAGIKEESAYYESLHETPLIANTIARKKLFEMNRVISDTAEYGCYLFDHACKPLLADFMSKIDVDVIGKPYGAGKGNGVDNKQLISVNEIIRYHDVEIIGEELRAEMTAMKSIV
- the ilvN gene encoding acetolactate synthase small subunit, whose amino-acid sequence is MKQEYIITVFSEDHIGLLSRITIVFTRRKINIDSLTVSESAIAGVFKFTIVIRETADRVEKVVGQLEKIVDVLKVFANTNDEMIYQEIALYKVSTEFLFDSDEVERIVRNSGARILEVTREYVVIEKTGHSDETQKLFDELNAFGVTQFIRSGRVAITRSTIERLSVFLQERDAMLEQVD